The Oncorhynchus nerka isolate Pitt River linkage group LG15, Oner_Uvic_2.0, whole genome shotgun sequence genome contains the following window.
tataatgctgtaatctacacctttattagcctgatataatgctgtaatctgcacccgattagcctgatataatgctgtaatctacacccgattagcctgatataatgctgtaatctacacctttattagcctgatataatgctgtaatctacacctttattagcctgatataatgctgtaatctacacctttattagcctgatataatgctgtaatctacacctttattagcctgatataatgctgtaatctacacccgattagcctgatataatgctgtaatctacacctttattagcctgatataatgctgtaatctgcacctttattagcctgatataatgctgtaatctacacctttattagcctgatataatgctgtaatctacacctttattagcctgatataatgctgtaatctacacccgattagcctgatataatgctgtaatctacacctttattagcctgatataatgctgtaatctacacctttattagcctgatataatgctgtaatctacacctttattagcctgatataatgctgtaatctacaccccgattagcctgatataatgctgtaatctacacctttattagcctgatataatgctgtaatctacaccccgattagcctgatataatgctgtaatctacaccccgattagcctgatataatgTTGTAATCTACACCCTgattagcctgatataatgctgtaatctacacctttgttagcctgatataatgctgtaatctacaccccgattagcctgatataatgttgtaatctacacctttattagcctgatataatgctgtaatctacaccccgattagcctgatataatgctgtaatctacacctttattagcctgatataatgctgtaatctacacctttattagcctgatataatgctgtaatctacaccccgattagcctgatataatgctgtaatctacaccccgattagcctgatataatgctgtaatctacacctttattagcctgatataatgctgtaatctacacctttattagcctgatataatgctgtaatctacacctttattagcctgatataatgctgtaatctacaccccgattagcctgatataatgctgtaatctacacccgattagcctgatataatgctgtaatctacacctgattagcctgatataatgctgtaatctacacccgattagcctgatataatgctgtaatctacacctcgattagcctgatataatgctgtaatctacacctttattagcctgatataatgctgtaatctacaccctgattagcctgatataatgctgtaatctacaccccGATTAGCTCtatataatgctgtaatctacacctttattagcctgatataatgctgtaatctacaccccgattagcctgatataatgctgtaatctacacctttgttagcctgatataatgctgtaatctacacctttattagcctgatataatgctgtaatctacacctttattagcctgatataatgctgtaatctacaccctgattagcctgatataatgctgtaatctacaccccgattagcctgatataatgctgtaatctacacctcgattagcctgatataatgctgtaatctacacctttattagcctgatataatgctgtaatctacaccctgattagcctgatataatgctgtaatctacaccccGATTAGCTCtatataatgctgtaatctacacctttattagcctgatataatgctgtaatctacaccccgattagcctgatataatgctgtaatctacacctttattagcctgatataatgctgtaatctacaccccgattagcctgatataatgctgtaatctacaccccgattagcctgatataatgctgtaatctacaccccGATTAGCCTGATATCTTGTACGGTGCAAAATTACAAGATTATGTTCTATACTGTTTATGCATTGAATAGGTGGATCAGCTCTTTTCCACTCTGTGTCTTTTGGCTTGAGTTAGAAACAGGTAGGCTGCTGGGTTTAAAGCCAACAGGTAGGCCTCTGGGTTTAAAGGTAGGCCTCTGGGTTTAAAGGTATGCCTCTGGGTTTAAAGGTAGGCCCCTGGGTTTAAAGGTAGGCCCCTGGGTTTAAAGGTAGGCCTCTGGGTTTAAAGGTAGGCCTCTGGGTTTAAAGGTAGGCCTCTGGGTTTAAAGGTAGGCCTCTGGGTTTAAAGGTGGGCCTCTGGGTTTAAAGGTGGGCCTCTGGGTTTAAAGGTGGGCCTCTGGGTTTAAAGGTGGGCCTCTGGGTTTAAAGGTGGGCCTCTGGGTTTAAAGCCAACAGGTGGGCCTCTGGGTTTAAAGCCAACAGGTAGGCCTCTGGGTTTAAATGTATGCCTCTGGGTTTAAAGCCGACAGGTAGGCCTATGGGTTTAAAGCCGACAGGTAGGCCTCTGGGTTTAAAGCCGACAGCCGATTGGGTGTAACTTTGTGATACTGCATCCTGTCTTCCAGACACTGAGGGTGCAGCTACATCCTGTCTTCCAGACACTGAGGGTGCAGATACATCCTGTCTTCCAGACACTGAGGGTGCAGCTCCATCCTGTCTTCCAGACACTGAGGGTGCAGCTACATCCTGTCTTCCAGCTGATTGGAGGAGAACTGAAATATTACTTTTGTATAGCAACAGCAATATGACCTGGAGACAGAAACTCCACCTGCTCTGAGCTAATCTTGTTGTTCCTGCTTGATATCAATATACCCTTTTATGCTTTCACACTTCTGCTGACTGCTATGTAGACAAAGAGCTTTTGATTAAACCTGAGACCCAACTCTGTTCAGGGGCTCTTATCGCCGCACCACTGAGTGATTGTTAACCCCTCAAGAATTGTCATTCTTATAATAAACGTTGTTTTAAGAAACTGCAGCCTCTTCCTTCTGATTAGAATTTCCACAACAGTTGCGgtgtaattaattaattaaattatGTGTAATCTACACCTCAGAGTCTGACATAATCTACACCATTATTCAGGTTAGATCTGATTGAATGGTCACCTAAATGTCAGAATGACTAACCAGTGAGCCTAACATTATGGATTGGTGACTAAACTGAATGACTAACCAGTGAGCCTATCTATCATGGATTGGTGACTAAGCTGAATGACTAACCAGTGAGCCTATCTATCATTATGGATTGGTGACTAAACTGAATGACTAACCAGTGAGCCTATCATTATGGATTGGTGACTAAACTGAATGACTAACCAGTGAGCCTATCTATCATTATGGATTGGTGACTAAGCTGAATGACTAACCAGTGAGCCTAACATTATGGATTGGTGACTAAACTGAATGACTAACCAGTGAGCCTATCTATCATTATGGATTGGTGACTAAGCTGAATGACTAACCAGTGAGCCTATCATTATGGATTGGTGACTAAACTGAATGACTAACCAGTGAGCCTATCATTATGGATTGGTGTCAGGAGAATATCTAATCCCAATGATGATAATAATCACTATGAGCTTTGACCAATTCCCCAGAGGTTGTAAGGCCCTGGCTAATAGAAGAATTAGACTAAGtctcagaattctgcaaaaaggTTCTGAGTTCTGAGATTTTTCAGAGTTCTGAAAATCATCCATTGGCACGTAGCCTAACATACTGTCTTAGTCTtcctatgcacacacacagtagagaatTATACTCTTATAATTCTAATACATTTCACTCTTGTACTGCTTCAGGCTGGAATACTTTAGTCATTATCTTAAACATAAATTCCTTTATCAATTGGTGACTAACCATCTTATCATTATGGATTGGTGACTAACCAGCTTATCATTACGGATTGGTGACTAACCAGCTTATCATTACGGATTGGTGACTAACCATCTTATCATTACGGATTGGTGACTAACCAGCTTATCATTACGGATTGGTGACTAACCAGTTTATCATTACGGATTGGTGACTAACCAGCTTATCATTACGGACTGGTGACTAACCAGCTTATCATTACAGATTGGTGACTAACCAGCTTATCATTACGGATTGGTGACTAACCATCTTATCATTACGGATTGGTGACTAACCAGCTTATGATGGACTGGTGACTAACCAGTTTATCATTACAGATTGGTGACTAACCAGCTTATCATTATGGACTGGTTACTAACCAGCTTATCATTACGGATTGGTGACTAACCAGCTTATCATTATGGACTGGTTACTAACCAGCTTATCATTACGGATTGGTGACTAACCAGCTTATCATTACGGATTGGTGACTAACCAGCTTATCATTATGGACTGGTGACTAACCAGCTTATCATTACGGACTGGTGACTAACCAGCTTATCATTACGGACTGGTTACTAACCAGCTTATCAttactttcgactctgtcaatcaccatattcttatcggcagactcaatagcctcggtttctcggatgactgccttgcctggttcaccaattactttgcagacagagttcagtgtgtcaaatcggagggcatgctgtccggtcctctggcagtctctatgggggtgccacagggttcaattctcgggccgactcttttctctgtatatatcaatgatgttgctcttgctgcgggcgattccctgatccacctctacgcagacgacaccattctatatactttcggcccgtcattggacactgtgctatctaacctccaaacgagcttcaatgccatacagcactccttccgtggcctccaactgctcttaaacgcgagtaaaaccaaatgcatgcttttcaaccgatcgctgcctgcacccgcatgcccgactagcatcaccaccctggatggttccgaccttgaatatgtggacatctataagtacctaggtgtctggctagactgcaaactctccttccagactcacatcaaacatctccaatcgaaaaatcaaatcaagagtcggctttctattccgcaacaaagcctccttcactcacgccgccaagcttaccctagtaaaactgactatcctaccgatcctcgatttaggcgatgtcatctacaaaatggcttccaacactctactcagcaaactggatgcagtctatcacagtgccatccgttttgtcaccaaagcaccttataccacccaccactgcgacttgtatgctctagtcggctggccctcgctacatattcgtcgccagacccactggctataGGTCacctacaagtccatgctaggtaaagctccgccttatctcagttcactggtcacgatggcaacacccatccgtagcacacgctccagcaggtgtatctcactgaccatccctaaagccaacacctcatttggccgcctttcgttccagtactctgctgcctgtgactggaacgaactgcaaaatcgctgaagttggagacttttatctccctcaccaacttcaaacatcagctatccgagcagctaaccgatcgctgcagctgtacatagtctattggtaaatagcccacccatttcacctacctcatccccatactgtttttatactgtttttttatttatttatttacttttctgctcttttgcacacaatatctctacctgtacatgaccatctgatcatttatcaccctagtgttaatctgcaaaattgtattattcgcctacctcctcatgccttttgcacacattgtatatagactgcccatttttttttctactgtgttattgacttgttaattgtttactccatgtgtaactctgtgttgtctgttcacactgctatgctttatcttggccaggtcgcagttgcaaatgagaacttgttctcaactagcctacctggttaaataaaggtgaaataaaaaaataaaaattacggACTGGTGACTAACCAGCTTATCATTACGGACTGGTGACTAACCAGCTTATCATTACGGACTGGTGACTCAGCTAAATGTACATATGGTGTTTCCCAAAACATTGATGTTGCGTTAATGAGAGAAGTGTTGAACTCCAATGAATGGCTGATCAAAAGGGTTCTGGACATAAATGCAGGTTTTACAAGTGTTATGAGTTTAGAAAATAAACCATTTAAACATGTGAAAAATGTGTCACAGTCAATAAAACACAAGAACTGTGGTATTCTGATAATAAACATTAGACAGGTTTTATTCACCAAACTATAAATGAAAAGACAACAGTCAGAAAGTTTAAAGGGGAAAAAAAGTATATAACAGTAACTTCCACTAGTCACAGTTATTCAGTTAGCCCGGCTGCAGATCAGTTAGCCCGGCTGCAGATCAGTTAGCCCGGCTGCAGATCAGTTAGCCCATTAGACTAGGGCTGACAGATCAGTTAGCCTAGGGCTGCAGATCAGTTAATGACTAGGCTGCAGATCAGTTCATATGAACATGATGATATAACCTACTATACATCAGGAGGTCTAATGACTCCCAAATTAACCTCTAATCCCTTTATAGTGAACTACATTGGACCAGGGGCTCTAATGACTAGGGTCCATTAGAGTCCTATAAACTAGGGCCCATTAGACTAGGGCTCTAATGACTAGGGCTCTAATGACCCATTAGACTAGGACTAGGGCTCTAATGACTTGGACTAGGCCCATTAGACTAGGGGCTCTAATGACTAGGGCCCATTAGACTAGGGCTCTCTAATGACTAGGGCCCATTAGCCCATTAGACTAGGGTTCTAATGACTAGGGCTCTAATGACTAGActtctggtcaaacgtagtgtactatatagtgaacagGGTTAAATTTGGGACACTTCAGAGTTTCAGACACCTTATAGTCATAGATCAGGTAATTGAATATAATGCAGCATCATCTTTGTACAAAAACACATTCACAGAGAACCTGCATCAGAGAGACAGCATCACATTAACAGAAAACATAAAATACTTACAAATATCTGAGGTGAGCTCCACTTATTCCAGTGGTTCCATTATAGATAAACAAACAATATCCAGCTCAGCTTAAGTATTTAAAAGAATTTGACAAAGTATCCCCCAAGAAGGTTTTGTCCAGTTTTAACCTTTAGCTAAATGCTAACGGAGCTAGCATAAACTAGCAAAATTGGGTTGTAACCATTAGCTAGATGCTAACGGAGCTAGCATGAGCTAGCAGTCTCAGTTGTAGTCTTTAGCTAGATGCTAAAAGAGCTAGCATGAACTAGGAAAAAAACTCAGGTTGTAACCATGAGCTAGATGCTAACGGAGCTAGCAGGGTCTCAGATGGTGGCTGACTCCTGCCCGgtcttctctctgcctcccctcctcctccctcttcctctttagTCTTCCTGTgcttcttcttcttgttcttgTGTTTGTGTTCCTTCCTTCCTTCGACGGAGGCTCAACGTCGGCAGAATGCTTCTTGTGCTTCTTGTGTTTTTTATGTTTCTtgtgtttcttcttcttcttcttgtccgTCGCCGTGGAGCCGCTGTGGTTGCTAGGGGAGCCGCCGGGGCTCTGGGAGGCGGGGCTCTGGGTGTTGTGAGAGGGGCTATGGCTCAGGCCACTGCCCCGCTCCCGTCTGACCCCTCCCCTTCGCTGTAGTCGGGGACGAAGGCTGCCTCGTCCGTCTCTCTACCCAGGTCAGAACACAGACGCTGTCGCCTTGGCTCTGGCCCCGCCCCtcgactctcctccctccctacccctcctcttccttcctccttcaCTCCTCTGGATTCGGTCTTAGCTGGTTTTCTAAAGTTCACCTGCCCCTTTTTAAGCCCTctgccttcctccctccttctagtcccctcctccctccctctcctcccctctgtgttGGCTGTTTTAGAGACACTACCCTGCACCTCCCTGCCTTGGCCACTAGGCGGTGCTGGTGAGACTTCTCTCCTCAGAGCGTCTCTGGGCACGGAGGAGGAAACCGCCAACGCCCCATTCTCCCTGGACGCTGAGtgctgctcctcttcctcctcctcctcctctctctcccacttggACCGGGGTGGAGGCTGGATGAGGACTCCTCCGGTCCCAcggtccctcctctccctgcctgggCTGGGGAACTGGACGGGACTGGGTCTCCTCTGGGTCTGGAGGTCCCGGGGTTTTGACATAGCACCCTGGCTCTGGCTCGGGTCAGACCTGCTGCTGCTGGAACACACAGATCCAAGATCAGGGGTTAGAGAGATCATCAACTAGGAACCATTATACCCATGTTATatacacagatctaggatcaggggtTAGAGAGATCATCAACTAGGAACCATTATACCCATGTTATatacacagatctaggatcaggggtTAGAGAGAACATCAACTAGGAACCATTATACCCATGTTATatacacagatctaggatcaggggtTAGAAACCATTATACCCATGTTATatacacagatctaggatcaggggtTAGAAACCATTATACCCATGTTATAtacacagatctaggaccaggggTTAGAAACCATTCTacccacagatctaggatcaggggtTAGAAACCATTCTAACCAATGTTCCCTCATTTGTTTCGGGACTGAGACATTTCAGGTCAAACTTGAATGTTGTGAAAATACTGTGCAACTTCCGGCGGCAGTTTACTGTGAAGGCCCTTACCCGTTTACTGTGAAGGCCCTACCCGTTTACTGTGAAGGCCCTTACCCGTTTACTGTGAAGGCCCTTACCCGTTTACTGTGAAGGCCCTTACCCGTTTACTGTGAAGGCCCTTACCCGTTTACTGTGAAGGCCCTTACCCGTTTACTGTGAAGGCCCTACCCGTTTACTGTGAAGGCCCCTACCCGTTTACTGTGAAGGCCCCTACCCGTTTACTGTGAAGGCCCCTACCCGTTTACTGTGAAGGCCCCTACCCGTTTACTGTGAAGGCCCCTACCCGTTTACTGTGAAGGCCCCTACCCGTTTACTGTGAAGGCCCCTACCCGTTTACTGTGAAGGCCCCTACCCGTTTACTGTGAAGGGCCCTACCCGTTTACTGTGAAGGGCCTTACCCATTTACTGTGAAGGGCCTTACCCGTTTACTGTGAAGGGCCTTACCCGTTTACTGTGAAGGGCCTTACCCGTTTACTGTGAAGGGCCTTACCCGTTTACTGTGAAGGGCCCTACCCGTTTACTGTGAAGGGCCCTACCCGTTTACTGTGAAGGCCCTTACCCGTTTACTGTGAAGGCCCTTACCCGTTTACTGTGAAGGCCCCGCCCGTTTACTGTGAAGGCCCCGCCCGTTTACTGTGAAGGCTCTACCCGTTTACTGTGAAGCCCCTACCCGTTTACTGTGAAGGCCCCCGTTACCCGTTTACTGTGAAGGCCCCTGCCCGTTTGTGAAGGCCCTACCCGTTTACTGTGAAGGCCCCACCCGTTTACTGTGAAGGCCCCACCCCGTTTACTGTGAAGGGCCTACCTGCTTTAAGTTCCAGTATTgacagtggccaagtaggctactgtggttaTTTGTtcagtgaatggcacagatccatatatggcaatggctatttgcatataggcctactgcagctctgattggttgttGCACCGGTCTGTGCAGAATATTCGATCACAATTCACACAGTAGAGGGCAAcgctgatagtgttaactaaaggagaAAGCTCTAGAAcgctgatagtgttaactaaaggaggAAGCTCTAGAACGCTGATTGTTTTAACTTGAGGAAGCTCTAGAACGCTGACAGTGTCAACTAAAGGAAAGCTCTAGAACACTGATAGTGTTACCTAAAGGAGAAAGCTCTAGAAcgctgatagtgttaactaaaggagaAAGCTCTAGAAcgctgatagtgttaactaaaggagaAAGCTCTAGAAcgctgatagtgttaactaaaggagaAAGCTCTAGAATGCTGATAGCGTTAACTAAAGGAGAAAGTTCTAGAAcgctgatagtgttaactaaaggagaAAGCTCTAGAAGAAAGCTCTAGAATGCTGATAGCGTTAACTAAAGGCTGATTTACTGTTTAAGCTCTAGAAcgctgatagtgttaactaaaggagaAAGCTCTAGAAcgctgatagtgttaactaaaggagaAAGCTCTAGAAcgctgatagtgttaactaaaggagaAAGCTCTAGAACGCTGATAGTGTCAACTAAAGGAGAAAGCTCTAGAACGCTGATAGTGTCAACTAAAGGAGGAAGCTCTAGAATGCTGATTGTGTTACCTAAAGGAGAAAGCTCTAGAACGCTGATAGTGTCAACTAAAGGAGAAAGCTCTAGAACGCTGATAGTGTCAACTAAAGGAGGAAGCTCTAGAAcgctgatagtgttaactaaaggagaAAGCTCTAGAACGCTGATAGTGTCAACTAAAGGAGAAAGCTCTAGAACGCTGATAGTGTCAACTAAAGGAGAAAGCTCTAGAACGCTGATAGTGTCAACTAAAGGAGAAAGCTCTAGAAcgctgatagtgttaactaaaggaggAAGCTCTAGAATGCTGATTGTTTTAACTTGAGGAAGCTCTAGAACGCTGACAGTGTCAACTAAAGGAGAAAGCTCTAGAACACTGATAGTGTTACCTAAAGGAGAAAGCTCTAGAACGCTGACAGTGTCAACTAAAGGAGAAAGCACTAGAACGCTGATAGTGTTACCTAAAGGAGAAAGCACTAGAACGCTGATAGTGTTACCTAAAGGAGAAAGCTCTAGAAtgctgatagtgttaactaaaggagaAAGCTCTAGAAcgctgatagtgttaactaaaggagaAAGCTCTAGAATGCTGATAGCGTTAACTAAAGGAGAAAGCTCTAGAAcgctgatagtgttaactaaaggagaAAGCTCTAGAAGAAAGCTCTAGAATGCTGATAGCGTTAACTAAAGGAGAAAGCTCTAGAAcgctgatagtgttaactaaaggagaAAGCTCTAGAAcgctgatagtgttaactaaaggagaAAGCTCTAGAAcgctgatagtgttaactaaaggagaAAGCTCTAGAACGCTGATAGTGTCAACTAAAGGAGGAAGCTCTAGAATGCTGATTGTGTTACCTAAAGGAGAAAGCTCTAGAATGCTGATTGTGTTACCTAAAGGAGAAAGCTCTAGAAcgctgatagtgttaactaaaggagaAAGCTCTAGAACGCTGATAGTGTCAACTAAAGGAGAAAGCTCTAGAACGCTGATGATGATTGTTGATTAACAACACGGGCTAATAAAGAACCGTTGGAAGGTCAGAGGTCGAAAGGGCAACTCACCCAGTTGAAGTGACAGAGTGGTCTGATGAGTGGTGGGTCGTGGGCTCAGAACTCTTTCTGCTGATCTTTCTGGTCTTTCCAGAACCAGAACCCtccttcaccaccaccaccaccgccgctgCTCTGTCTTCAGCTACAGTCTCTCTCTGGGACCCTGCCGCTCGCTCTCCTGTAGAGGCAGGTCTGTCTACGGAGGACGACGTCTTCTCTCCTTTTGATCCCTGGTGGCTGACTTCTCCTGGATAATGACCTGTCCGTCTTGGCtgatgctggtctctctctctccttggagctctcagctggtctctctctccttggaGCTCTCAGCTGGTCTCTCGCTCTCAGCGGGCGGCGTGTACtcgctctctgttctctcccggTGACATCAGGTTTCTTAGCGATGGCTGAGCGTTCCGCGATGGTCATGCGGTCTAGAGAGACtgaccttcctccctccctctctccggcAAACGTTCTCCTGACGACGGCCTCTCGGACCTAACAGACCTGACCTCTGACTTCTCGCCAGGCGACCTCCGGCTCCACCATCACCGCCACCCTCtccgtccctccatccctctctgctcctcctctctcaggaCCAGCAGGTCTCTCtccagtgatagtggtggtgataTTAACAGCTGGAGCTGGTCTCTCCTCTGGGCGGGCCATACTGCTGTTCCTCCCCAGGTCTCTGTTCAGTTTGATTCTCCTCTGGGGGAAGGGTTTGACCTGCAGACCCATGAGAGGCCAGATTGACAGGGGGTCTCTCTCTTCTGCCCGCCTCAGAGCTCCCTGGGGTGGGCAGCAGCCAtcgcctctcccctctctccccaggtccATGGAGGAaccagggatggagatggagatgggatgGAAAACGGTCCTAGCCTCCCTGTCTGTGAGGAACCAGGGATGGGGAGCagaccctctcctctacccgacTCTCTGCATGCCAGGTTCAGGAGGAGGGAAGGCTTGGCAGGAAGTCCTCTCTGGGGTACGGACCCTCGGCGCGGCGGAGCTTAGGCGGGGGCCCCCatcccctcccctttccctctcctccactctcctcctcttctctgctgGGGAGGGAGGTGCAGGCTGGTGGGGGCGACCAGGGGCGTACCCCGACACTGTGAATGGGATCTCTCCTTCCCCCGGGCGTCGCCCAGGTGTTTAGGGAGGTCgtgggggtgagggggagggggcggggcaggggagGGGAGTTTAGCCAAACCTCCTCGAACAGTAGGGGTGCTccgcccttctctctccctgattGGCTCGTCCGGTTTGACTTTAGATGCTTTGGTTGGTTTAGCGGCGGAAGACTCTTTGTTCTTAGAGGTTGTGACCGTCGCCTCTCCTCCAGTCTTTCTCTTAAccttctctcctttcacctttccCTCCGTCTTTACTTTCACCTTACCCCCTTCTCCTTCCTGCTCTTCTCTGATTGGCCGGACGAGGTGGGAGGGTTTTACCGGTTAGAAGCGCTGCCTTATTGCTCGAGACCTTGGTGGAGGTGGGTGGGGCTTGCTAGGGGTCAGggtgtggagatcatccattgGCTCGTCCCTGACGGGTGTGGCGTCTCCTGTCCAACGATTGGTCGGCTGAATCCAGCTCCTCCCCGTTCTTCTTTTTCTTCAGTTTCTTCCCTTTCAGAGTTTTAGTTCCGCCCTCTGACGTTTTGGTTCCCCCTGCGTGCGTTCCTTACTTCCGCCCCCTgacggagacagaggcagagcgGACAAGGCGTGGTGAGTTCTGTGGGGTCCGGgagtcccctctctcaccctcctcacccGCCCCTGGGGGGAGTAGTCtctgggaggaggggtgaggcggtccctctctctgcttccccgGCCACCGCGGTGGTGCACCGAGGCATGCTGGGTACTGTAGTCTTTGTAGTACTTGTTGTACCAGTCCCTGTACTCTTTCTCCcactgtctgtagctgtctctctcccagcgCTCCCTGCCCCCCGGAGACAGGTCAGGTCCGCCTTTAGGCTCGTAAGGAGCCGGCTCGAGGGGGGCTTATGGTGACCTCTAACCCCTCCAGGACTCCTGCTCCTCCTGTAGCCCCCCGGAGAGCGAGACCTGGGCCgatacccccctcctcctccttcagctcCGTCTCCTCCTTCCcagccccccaccaccaccaccaccaccacctcggTAAGGCGGAGGGGAGCGAGGAGAGCCGGAGCGGCGGTAGCCGTAGGAACGGGAGCGTGGCGGGACCGTGGCGAGCGGCCGTAGGAGCGGCTGCGTCCTCCCGGCCTCCGTTGCGTCTGGAGAAGGGGAGCGTCCGTAAGACCTGGAACGGGAGCGCGAGCGGGGGGTGTACGAGTAAGACCTGGAGCGGGAGCGAGGAGATCGGGAGGGGGAACGGCTGAACGGGAACTGAGACTGTAGGAACGAGACCtaaaaaa
Protein-coding sequences here:
- the LOC135560370 gene encoding cilia- and flagella-associated protein 251-like translates to MSKPRDLQTQRRPSPVQFPSPGRERRDRGTGGVLIQPPPRSKWEREEEEEEEEQHSASRENGALAVSSSVPRDALRREVSPAPPSGQGREVQGSVSKTANTEGRRGREEGTRRREEGRGLKKGQVNFRKPAKTESRGVKEEGRGGVGREESRGAGPEPRRQRLCSDLGRETDEAAFVPDYSEGEGSDGSGAVA